Proteins encoded together in one Myxocyprinus asiaticus isolate MX2 ecotype Aquarium Trade chromosome 9, UBuf_Myxa_2, whole genome shotgun sequence window:
- the LOC127445622 gene encoding prothymosin alpha-A-like isoform X2, whose protein sequence is MPLLQHLYMDLKEKKQVEETENGKDATANGNAENEENGDQENEVDEKEEDVGEEEVEEDDEGGDDDVEDDEAEGGTGKRAAEEEDDNDDDKDDVETKKQKTEV, encoded by the exons ATGCCCCTTTTGCAGCATCTTTATATG GACCTTAAAGAAAAGAAACAGGTTGAGGAGACCGAAAATGGAAAGGATGCGACAGCTAATGGAAATGCA GAAAATGAAGAAAATGGTGATCAAGAAAATGAAGTAGATGAGAAAGAAGAGGATGTCGGTGAGGAAGAGGTTGAGGAAGATGATGAAG GTGGTGATGATGATGTTGAAGATGATGAGGCTGAGGGTGGCACAGGCAAAAGAGCGGCTGAGGAGgaggatgataatgatgatgataaa GATGATGTTGAAACTAAGAAGCAGAAGACCGAAGTGTAA
- the LOC127445622 gene encoding prothymosin alpha-A-like isoform X1 codes for MGKKCDLSDFERGMIVGARRAGLSISVTADLLGFSRTTVSRVYSTSSEPQFCGRKRLDERGQQRMARLVRADRKATDLKEKKQVEETENGKDATANGNAENEENGDQENEVDEKEEDVGEEEVEEDDEGGDDDVEDDEAEGGTGKRAAEEEDDNDDDKDDVETKKQKTEV; via the exons atggggaaaaagtgtgatctcagtgatttcgaacgtggcatgattgttggtgcaagacgggctggtttgagtatttctgtaactgctgatctcctgggattttcacgcacaacagtctcaagagtttactcaaCATCCAGTGAGCCGCAGTTCTGCGGACGTAAacgccttgatgagagaggtcaacagagaatggccagactggttcgagcagacagaaaggctacg GACCTTAAAGAAAAGAAACAGGTTGAGGAGACCGAAAATGGAAAGGATGCGACAGCTAATGGAAATGCA GAAAATGAAGAAAATGGTGATCAAGAAAATGAAGTAGATGAGAAAGAAGAGGATGTCGGTGAGGAAGAGGTTGAGGAAGATGATGAAG GTGGTGATGATGATGTTGAAGATGATGAGGCTGAGGGTGGCACAGGCAAAAGAGCGGCTGAGGAGgaggatgataatgatgatgataaa GATGATGTTGAAACTAAGAAGCAGAAGACCGAAGTGTAA